A stretch of the Campylobacter sp. 19-13652 genome encodes the following:
- the mnmC gene encoding bifunctional tRNA (5-methylaminomethyl-2-thiouridine)(34)-methyltransferase MnmD/FAD-dependent 5-carboxymethylaminomethyl-2-thiouridine(34) oxidoreductase MnmC, giving the protein MIPFNDKFNDTYWSVKDPLAQSVQVFSSVARARAEEIIAQGGLCFSPFIVAELGFGAGLNFITTVNEFSALKTPLHYVSVEKFPLSAKKIEQIYTDFALPRELDLIAKRLIHALSDKSLKAGFNRFIIDEFITLDILFGEAEQMLRQSDFCAHCWYLDGFAPAKNPDMWSEAVFSEVARLSEAGTVVSTYSAASILQKGLKVAGFSVSKLKGVGKRERVSAVLLDKLAQKKLDDIYFQRPDFKFKSAPKVLVVGAGIAGVATARILSQMGCVVVLAEKSQTVANNGSSNEIGELMPLITSPGVLLGDFHSLSCDMASEFYAKNLSKELCLHHDAYAYAFNETLKNRYLKRDDFSPVTNVVRVRNAACLRPKKTCEFLAKGLDVRLLHEFVGFEALKDGYEARFKFKDGIVSIKSDAIVFCMGSHSKQLFGRDYGDKKPILSFDDSVQISSVRGQTTLIKDAKGLLERGYDANATHSAKGYLTAAFNGARVCGASFSREDYERQKRDSDDTQNLADISEFLSQKPEILGSNVGFRSYSGDRFAIIGPLHDTKAYERDYGAIFWGKKSDKKPNYHRGLFINSAHGARGLGSAILGANLIADLIFSRPLCLNKELFAAIHPARFMIRKLKKGLK; this is encoded by the coding sequence ATGATCCCTTTTAATGATAAATTTAACGACACTTACTGGAGCGTTAAAGACCCGCTAGCTCAGTCTGTGCAAGTCTTTTCTAGCGTGGCAAGGGCAAGGGCGGAGGAGATTATTGCGCAGGGTGGGCTTTGCTTTAGTCCGTTTATAGTAGCCGAGCTTGGCTTTGGGGCTGGGCTTAATTTCATAACGACTGTTAATGAGTTTAGCGCTCTAAAGACGCCACTTCATTATGTAAGCGTGGAAAAATTCCCTCTATCTGCAAAAAAAATAGAGCAAATTTATACAGATTTTGCGCTACCACGAGAGCTTGATTTAATAGCAAAACGCCTAATTCATGCGCTAAGTGATAAGTCGCTAAAGGCTGGATTTAATAGATTTATTATAGATGAGTTTATTACGCTTGATATTTTATTCGGCGAAGCAGAGCAAATGCTAAGGCAGAGTGATTTTTGCGCGCACTGCTGGTATTTAGACGGCTTTGCCCCAGCGAAAAACCCAGATATGTGGAGTGAGGCAGTTTTTAGCGAGGTGGCTAGGCTTAGCGAGGCCGGGACTGTTGTAAGCACATATTCGGCTGCTAGTATTTTACAAAAGGGCTTAAAAGTGGCTGGCTTTAGCGTTAGTAAGCTAAAGGGTGTGGGTAAAAGAGAGCGCGTTAGTGCGGTGCTTTTAGATAAGCTAGCACAGAAAAAGCTAGATGATATTTACTTTCAAAGACCAGATTTTAAATTTAAAAGCGCGCCAAAAGTCTTGGTAGTGGGTGCTGGCATAGCTGGCGTGGCTACGGCTAGGATTTTGTCCCAAATGGGCTGTGTGGTAGTGCTAGCTGAGAAATCTCAAACCGTAGCAAACAATGGTAGTAGCAATGAAATTGGCGAACTAATGCCGCTTATTACAAGTCCAGGGGTGCTACTTGGGGATTTTCATAGCTTATCTTGCGATATGGCGAGCGAGTTTTATGCTAAAAATTTGTCAAAAGAACTATGCCTGCATCACGATGCCTACGCTTATGCTTTTAACGAAACGCTAAAAAATCGCTATTTAAAGCGAGATGATTTTAGTCCTGTCACTAATGTTGTACGAGTGAGAAATGCCGCTTGCTTAAGACCTAAAAAGACTTGTGAGTTTTTAGCTAAAGGGCTTGATGTACGGCTTTTGCATGAGTTTGTTGGATTTGAGGCGCTTAAGGATGGCTATGAGGCGAGATTTAAATTTAAAGATGGGATTGTAAGCATAAAGTCAGATGCGATAGTTTTTTGCATGGGAAGCCACTCAAAGCAGCTTTTTGGCAGGGATTATGGCGATAAAAAGCCTATTTTAAGCTTTGATGATAGCGTACAAATCTCAAGTGTCAGAGGACAAACCACTCTAATAAAAGACGCCAAAGGGCTGCTAGAACGAGGCTATGATGCAAATGCTACTCACTCTGCAAAGGGCTATTTAACCGCCGCTTTTAATGGGGCTAGGGTGTGCGGGGCTAGCTTTAGCAGGGAGGATTACGAGCGACAAAAAAGAGATAGCGATGATACGCAAAATTTAGCTGATATTAGCGAGTTTTTAAGCCAAAAGCCTGAAATTTTAGGCTCAAACGTAGGGTTTCGTAGCTATAGCGGAGATAGATTTGCGATTATCGGACCCTTGCATGACACAAAAGCTTATGAGAGGGACTATGGGGCTATATTTTGGGGTAAAAAAAGCGATAAAAAGCCAAATTATCACAGGGGGCTTTTTATTAACTCAGCTCATGGGGCTAGGGGACTAGGAAGTGCGATACTTGGGGCAAATTTAATCGCTGATCTTATATTTTCGCGCCCACTTTGTTTAAATAAAGAGCTATTTGCCGCTATCCATCCAGCTAGATTTATGATAAGAAAACTCAAAAAAGGATTAAAATAA